A part of Cervus elaphus chromosome 11, mCerEla1.1, whole genome shotgun sequence genomic DNA contains:
- the LOC122702821 gene encoding translation initiation factor IF-2-like has protein sequence MQEKTTRRMNERAAKRGQKPQEGGSATPETDLPAGAHGETGGEPAGHWRLRRRPGGGSPRATAKRPVAPRGSVTPDRKRGDGGRGAPRDAPPGEGREEGPGEETGGRRLGKAGGTGPPFTEVASYPRARGDRLAVTASRPGARTPSRLSPCHCRHISPSTPAPACAWLEPRASVIPADSARSAPHTRTASGSRHLRARACPSPAPRRHAHVTARFQGVDRVFVT, from the coding sequence ATGCAAGAAAAAACGACTAGACGGATGAATGAAAGAGCGGCGAAAAGAGGGCAGAAACCTCAAGAAGGTGGTTCCGCGACTCCTGAAACAGACCTCCCGGCGGGAGCACATGGGGAAACCGGGGGAGAGCCCGCCGGGCACTGGAGGCTGCGGCGGAGACCGGGTGGGGGCTCCCCACGGGCAACCGCGAAGCGCCCCGTCGCGCCTCGAGGGAGCGTCACACCGGACAGGAAGCGCGGTGACGGAGGGAGGGGGGCGCCAAGGGACGCGCCgccgggagagggaagggaagaagggccGGGTGAGGAAACCGGAGGCCGGCGCCTAGGGAAAGCGGGAGGCACCGGCCCCCCTTTTACAGAAGTCGCCTCATATCCCCGCGCGCGCGGGGACCGTTTGGCCGTAACCGCCTCCCGTCCCGGCGCCCGTACACCTAGCCGGCTTTCGCCCTGCCACTGCCGCCACATCTCGCCCTCAACTCCCGCCCCGGCTTGCGCTTGGCTTGAACCCCGCGCCTCAGTCATCCCCGCCGACTCGGCCCGCTCCGCACCTCACACACGGACCGCCAGCGGCAGCCGCCATCTTCGCGCGCGCGCgtgccccagccccgcccccagacGCCACGCCCACGTGACAGCGCGCTTCCAGGGCGTGGACCGGGTTTTCGTCACGTGA
- the DOLK gene encoding dolichol kinase, with protein MTRECAPPTPGSGAPLSGSVLAEAAVVFVVVLSVHAAVWDRYSWCAVALAVQAFYVQYKWDRLLQQGSAVFQFRMSANSGLLPASVVMPLLGLVMKERCQAAGNPYFERFGIVVAATGMAVALFSSVLALGITRPVPTNTCIISGLAGGVIIYIMKHSLSVGEVIEVLEALLIFVYLNMILLYLLPRCFTPGEALLVLGGISFMLNQLIKRSLTVVESQGDPLDFFLLVVVVGMVLMGIFFSTLFVFMDSGTWASSIFFHLMTCVLGLGVVLPWLHRLIRRNPLLWLFQFLFQTETRVYLLAYWCLLATMACLVVLYQNAKRSSSESKKHQAPTITRKYFHFIVVATYIPGIILDRPLLYVAATVCLAVFIFLEYVRYFRIKPLGHTLRSLLSLFLDERDSGPLILTHIYLLLGMSLPIWLVPRPCTQKGSLGGARALVPYAGVLAVGVGDTVASIFGSTMGEIRWPGTKKTFEGTMTSIFAQIISVALILIFDSGVDLNYSYAWILGSISTVSLLEAYTTQIDNLLLPLYLLILLMA; from the coding sequence ATGACCCGAGAGTGCGCTCCCCCGACCCCTGGGTCCGGGGCTCCGCTGAGTGGGTCCGTGCTGGCAGAGGCGGCGGTGGTGTTCGTAGTGGTGCTGAGCGTCCACGCAGCCGTGTGGGATCGATACTCGTGGTGCGCCGTGGCCCTCGCGGTGCAGGCCTTCTACGTTCAGTACAAATGGGACCGGCTCCTACAGCAGGGAAGCGCGGTCTTCCAGTTCCGAATGTCCGCGAACAGTGGCCTACTGCCCGCTTCGGTGGTCATGCCTTTGCTAGGACTGGTTATGAAGGAGCGCTGCCAGGCTGCGGGGAACCCATATTTCGAGCGGTTTGGAATTGTGGTGGCGGCCACGGGCATGGCAGTGGCCCTCTTCTCCTCAGTATTGGCCCTGGGCATCACTCGCCCGGTGCCCACCAACACCTGCATCATCTCGGGCTTGGCTGGAGGCGTCATCATTTACATCATGAAGCACTCGCTGAGTGTTGGCGAGGTGATCGAGGTCCTGGAGGCCCTGCTGATCTTCGTGTACCTCAACATGATCCTGCTGTACCTGCTGCCTCGCTGCTTCACCCCCGGAGAGGCTCTGCTGGTCCTGGGTGGCATCAGCTTCATGCTCAACCAGCTCATCAAGCGCTCTCTCACTGTGGTGGAAAGCCAGGGGGACCCCTTGGACTTCTTCCTGCTCGTGGTGGTGGTAGGCATGGTGCTCATGGGCATCTTCTTCAGCACCCTCTTTGTTTTCATGGACTCGGGCACCTGGGCCTCTTCCATCTTCTTCCATCTCATGACCTGCGTCCTGGGCCTCGGCGTGGTCCTGCCCTGGCTGCACCGCCTCATCCGCAGGAACCCCCTGCTGTGGCTTTTTCAATTCCTCTTCCAGACAGAGACCCGAGTCTACCTCCTAGCTTATTGGTGTCTGCTGGCCACCATGGCCTGCCTGGTGGTTCTGTACCAGAATGCCAAGCGGTCATCTTCCGAGTCCAAGAAGCACCAGGCCCCCACCATCACTCGAAAGTATTTCCACTTCATTGTGGTAGCCACGTACATCCCAGGTATCATCTTGGACCGGCCCCTGCTCTACGTGGCTGCTACTGTGTGTCTGGCTGTCTTCATCTTCCTGGAGTATGTGCGCTACTTCCGCATCAAGCCCCTGGGCCATACCCTGCGAAGCCTTCTGTCCCTCTTCCTGGATGAACGAGACAGTGGGCCACTCATCCTGACCCACATCTACCTGCTTCTAGGCATGTCTCTTCCCATCTGGTTAGTCCCCAGGCCCTGCACACAGAAGGGTAGCTTAGGAGGAGCCAGGGCCCTGGTGCCCTATGCAGGCGTCCTGGCCGTTGGTGTGGGTGACACTGTGGCCTCCATATTTGGCAGCACCATGGGGGAGATTCGCTGGCCTGGAACCAAAAAGACTTTTGAGGGAACCATGACATCTATATTTGCCCAGATTATTTCTGTAGCTCTGATCTTAATCTTTGACAGTGGAGTGGACCTGAACTACAGTTATGCTTGGATTTTGGGATCTATCAGCACCGTATCCCTCCTGGAAGCCTACACTACGCAGATAGACAATCTCCTTTTGCCTCTGTACCTCCTGATATTGCTGATGGCCTAG